In Ruania zhangjianzhongii, the following proteins share a genomic window:
- a CDS encoding Fur family transcriptional regulator: protein MTRQRTAVAELLDGTDDFRSAQQLHEMLRDRGEEVGLATVYRTMQVLADRGEVDVLRATDGESLYRKCLTRQHHHHLVCRRCGATVELDAATVEQWAAQRGAEHGFTDMEHTVELFGTCADCAGKE from the coding sequence ATGACCCGGCAGCGCACCGCCGTCGCCGAGCTGTTGGACGGCACCGACGACTTCCGCAGCGCACAGCAGCTGCACGAGATGCTGCGCGACCGCGGTGAGGAGGTCGGTCTGGCCACCGTGTACCGGACGATGCAGGTGCTTGCCGATCGGGGTGAGGTGGACGTGCTGCGGGCGACCGACGGCGAGTCGCTCTATCGCAAGTGCCTCACCCGGCAGCACCACCACCACCTGGTGTGCCGGCGTTGTGGGGCCACCGTCGAGCTGGATGCGGCGACGGTGGAGCAGTGGGCGGCACAGCGGGGAGCCGAACACGGTTTCACGGATATGGAGCACACGGTCGAGCTGTTCGGCACCTGCGCGGACTGCGCTGGAAAAGAGTGA
- a CDS encoding metal ABC transporter permease, whose amino-acid sequence MSTWWEMMSTALSSPLLQRSLLAALIVGFTAPVVGTYLVQRRLSLLGDGVGHVALTGVAMGWLVGAWTHAEPNDAYAVLGAVVAAVIGAILIDVVSARGRTSGDVALALLFYGGIAGGVVLIGVAGGTNANLMSYLFGSLATVSPSELLTTVVLSAVILVVGLGARTALFAVSQDEEFARSTGLPVRVLNLAIAVVAALTVTVAMRVVGLLLVSALMIVPVAIAQQLTSSFRRTMGLAMGLGALLCVGGLLITFTQQLSPGATIVVLAVTVYAGVAIVRTIVRPRRRRRGDPHPDVPDDVRLSE is encoded by the coding sequence ATGAGTACCTGGTGGGAGATGATGTCCACGGCGCTGTCCTCGCCCTTGCTGCAGCGCTCGCTGCTGGCGGCACTGATCGTCGGTTTCACCGCGCCGGTGGTAGGCACCTACCTGGTCCAGCGTCGGCTGTCCCTGCTTGGCGACGGGGTCGGCCATGTCGCCCTGACCGGGGTGGCGATGGGCTGGCTCGTTGGCGCCTGGACCCATGCGGAGCCGAACGACGCCTACGCAGTGCTGGGCGCCGTCGTCGCCGCGGTGATCGGGGCGATCCTGATCGACGTGGTGAGCGCCCGGGGACGTACCAGTGGTGACGTGGCCCTGGCCCTGTTGTTCTACGGCGGTATCGCCGGCGGTGTGGTGCTGATCGGGGTGGCCGGCGGCACCAACGCGAACCTGATGAGCTACCTGTTCGGCTCCCTGGCGACCGTCTCCCCCAGCGAGCTGCTCACCACCGTGGTGCTCTCCGCCGTCATCCTGGTGGTGGGCCTGGGCGCGCGCACCGCCCTGTTCGCGGTCAGCCAGGACGAGGAGTTCGCCCGGTCCACCGGGCTGCCGGTGCGAGTGCTCAACCTGGCGATCGCCGTGGTGGCGGCGCTGACCGTGACGGTCGCCATGCGAGTGGTCGGGCTGCTGCTGGTGAGCGCGCTGATGATCGTGCCGGTGGCGATCGCGCAGCAGCTGACCAGCTCGTTCCGGCGCACGATGGGCTTGGCGATGGGCCTGGGCGCGTTGCTGTGCGTGGGCGGTCTGCTGATCACCTTCACCCAGCAGCTCTCCCCCGGCGCAACCATCGTGGTGCTCGCGGTGACGGTCTACGCTGGAGTGGCAATCGTCCGCACGATCGTCCGTCCGCGGCGGCGCCGCCGCGGCGACCCGCACCCGGACGTTCCGGACGACGTCAGGCTTTCGGAGTAG
- a CDS encoding metal ABC transporter ATP-binding protein codes for MTASQPPDHPAPGALGATGHPAPGSPVIDATGLSVAYDSARVLQNVSLRVGAGEALALLGANGSGKSTLMRALLGITAASTGQVRLFGTSLSARRAVPWERVGYVPQRAAAPSGLPATAIEVVLTGLLNRRTLRLHRGARASALAALETVDLADRAHTAVQHLSGGQQQRVAIARALARRPDLLLLDEPMAGVDTPTQDTLMRLLQRLHGEGMTIVVVLHEVAGMSSILQRAVVLRHGRIVHDGDPPLAVGAHAVVGHQHLHDDHGEDESYGDESVLQRSLP; via the coding sequence ATGACCGCATCACAGCCACCCGACCACCCGGCACCCGGTGCGCTGGGCGCTACCGGTCACCCCGCTCCGGGCAGCCCGGTGATCGACGCGACCGGGCTGAGCGTGGCCTACGACTCCGCACGCGTGCTGCAGAACGTCAGCCTCCGGGTCGGCGCCGGTGAAGCACTCGCGCTGCTCGGCGCCAACGGGTCGGGCAAGTCCACCTTGATGCGCGCCCTGCTCGGCATCACTGCGGCGAGCACGGGGCAGGTGCGGCTGTTCGGTACCTCGCTGTCCGCTCGCCGTGCCGTGCCGTGGGAGCGGGTCGGGTACGTGCCCCAACGCGCTGCCGCCCCCTCGGGTCTACCAGCCACGGCGATCGAAGTCGTGCTCACCGGGTTGCTGAACCGGCGCACCCTTCGCCTGCACCGTGGAGCCCGAGCCAGCGCCCTGGCCGCACTCGAGACCGTGGATCTTGCCGATCGCGCGCACACCGCCGTGCAGCACCTCTCCGGCGGTCAGCAGCAGCGGGTGGCGATCGCCCGAGCGCTGGCGCGCCGGCCGGACCTGCTGCTGCTGGACGAACCGATGGCCGGGGTGGACACCCCCACCCAGGACACCCTGATGCGGCTGCTGCAACGGCTGCACGGCGAGGGGATGACCATCGTGGTCGTGCTGCACGAGGTGGCCGGGATGTCCTCGATCCTGCAGCGTGCCGTAGTGCTCCGGCACGGCCGGATCGTGCACGACGGCGATCCTCCCCTGGCCGTCGGCGCTCACGCGGTCGTCGGTCACCAGCACCTGCACGACGATCACGGTGAGGACGAGAGCTACGGGGACGAGTCGGTGCTGCAACGGAGCCTGCCATGA
- a CDS encoding metal ABC transporter substrate-binding protein — protein sequence MSVGGKCAGTLAAAAVAALALSGCAPGHATTGQVSVVASFYPLQFVAEQVGGPDVEVQSLTPAGAEPHDLELTTRDVLTLESAELVLTLSGFQPALDDALAEIDGPQVVDTVAAEDDQLGEDGHLDEDDEDHEHDGASHDEASHDGASHEEDAHSAEEHEGHSHDEDEQGHSHDEDEHGHTHAHDDGHGHTGTDPHFWLDPTRLAGVADQVAAALSAIDPENAETYAANAAELVGELTGLDEDFATALDSCSQHVIVVSHEAYGYLAARYGFDQVGIAGLDPENEPSPARLQEIAQVIRTENVSTIFTESLVNPHVAEALAHELGITVQRLDPLETLTDPDADYLSVMRTNLTALTAALECP from the coding sequence ATGAGTGTTGGCGGAAAGTGTGCGGGGACGCTCGCTGCTGCCGCCGTCGCCGCCCTCGCACTCAGCGGCTGCGCCCCGGGCCATGCCACTACCGGGCAGGTCAGCGTGGTCGCCTCCTTCTACCCGCTGCAGTTCGTCGCTGAGCAGGTCGGTGGGCCCGACGTGGAGGTCCAGTCCCTCACCCCCGCCGGCGCGGAACCGCACGATCTGGAGCTGACTACCCGCGACGTCCTCACCCTGGAGAGCGCGGAGCTGGTGCTCACCCTGTCCGGGTTTCAACCTGCGCTGGACGACGCCCTCGCCGAGATCGACGGGCCGCAGGTGGTCGACACGGTCGCCGCCGAGGACGACCAGCTCGGCGAGGACGGCCATCTCGATGAAGACGACGAAGATCACGAGCACGACGGTGCGAGCCACGACGAGGCGAGCCACGACGGTGCGAGCCACGAAGAGGACGCCCACAGCGCCGAGGAACACGAAGGCCACAGCCACGACGAAGACGAGCAAGGCCACAGCCACGACGAAGACGAGCACGGCCACACCCACGCCCATGACGACGGCCACGGCCACACCGGCACCGACCCGCACTTCTGGCTCGACCCCACCCGGCTGGCCGGCGTGGCCGATCAGGTCGCCGCGGCGCTCAGCGCGATCGACCCGGAGAATGCCGAGACCTATGCCGCCAATGCCGCAGAGCTGGTCGGCGAGCTGACCGGTCTGGACGAGGACTTCGCGACCGCCCTGGACTCCTGCTCCCAGCACGTGATCGTGGTCAGCCACGAGGCGTACGGCTACCTGGCCGCCCGGTACGGCTTCGACCAGGTCGGCATCGCCGGTCTGGATCCGGAGAACGAGCCCTCGCCGGCCCGGCTGCAGGAGATCGCCCAGGTGATCCGTACCGAGAACGTGAGCACGATCTTCACCGAGTCCCTGGTCAACCCCCATGTGGCCGAAGCATTGGCTCACGAGCTCGGGATCACCGTACAGCGACTGGACCCGCTGGAGACCCTCACCGACCCTGACGCCGACTACCTCAGCGTGATGCGCACCAACCTGACCGCCCTGACCGCTGCCCTGGAGTGCCCATGA
- a CDS encoding glycine--tRNA ligase: MAKEPSRLDAVVNLAKRRGFVFPSGEIYGGTRSAWDYGPLGVELKENIKRQWWQHMVRGRDDVVGLDSSVILPKQVWVASGHVGVFTDPLTECLSCHKRFREDQMIEEFEEKKGRSPEGGLAEIACPNCGTRGQWTEPRDFNMMLKTHLGVLEDESGLHYLRPETAQGIFVNFASVMSAARKKPPFGIGQIGKSFRNEITPGNFIFRTREFEQMEMEFFVQPGSDEEWHQYWIDNRTDWYTDLGIDRENLRHFEHPTEKLSHYSKRTVDIEYRFGFSGSEWGELEGIANRTDFDLSTHTEHSGQDLSVFDQATGQRWVPYVIEPAAGLTRSLMAFLVEAYAEDEAPNAKGGVDKRTVLRLDHRLAPVKAAVLPLSRNEALSPVARDLAAELRKNWNVDFDDAGAIGRRYRRQDEIGTPYCVTVDFDSLEDQAVTIRERDSMTQERVGLDQVQAYLGARLVGA, from the coding sequence GTGGCCAAGGAGCCGTCGCGTCTCGATGCCGTCGTCAATCTCGCCAAGCGCCGGGGTTTCGTCTTCCCCTCGGGGGAGATCTACGGCGGTACCCGCTCCGCGTGGGACTACGGCCCATTGGGGGTGGAGCTGAAGGAGAACATCAAGCGGCAGTGGTGGCAGCACATGGTCCGCGGCCGCGACGACGTGGTGGGGCTCGACTCATCGGTGATCCTGCCGAAGCAGGTGTGGGTGGCCTCCGGGCACGTGGGCGTGTTCACCGACCCGCTGACCGAGTGCCTCTCCTGCCACAAGCGGTTCCGCGAGGACCAGATGATCGAGGAGTTCGAAGAGAAGAAGGGTCGTTCCCCGGAAGGCGGCCTCGCCGAGATCGCCTGCCCGAACTGTGGGACCCGTGGCCAGTGGACCGAGCCCCGTGACTTCAACATGATGCTGAAGACCCACCTCGGTGTGCTCGAGGACGAGTCCGGGTTGCACTACCTGCGCCCGGAGACCGCACAGGGCATCTTCGTCAACTTCGCCTCGGTGATGAGTGCCGCGCGGAAGAAGCCACCGTTCGGCATCGGCCAGATCGGTAAGTCGTTCCGGAACGAGATCACCCCAGGCAACTTCATCTTCCGCACCCGTGAGTTCGAGCAGATGGAGATGGAGTTCTTCGTCCAGCCGGGCAGCGACGAGGAGTGGCACCAGTACTGGATCGACAACCGCACCGACTGGTACACCGATCTGGGCATCGACCGCGAGAACCTGCGCCACTTCGAACACCCGACCGAGAAGCTCTCCCATTACTCCAAGCGCACCGTGGACATCGAGTACCGGTTCGGATTCTCCGGCAGCGAGTGGGGTGAGCTGGAAGGTATCGCCAACCGCACCGACTTCGACCTGTCGACGCACACCGAGCACTCCGGTCAGGACCTGTCCGTCTTCGACCAGGCCACCGGCCAGCGGTGGGTGCCGTACGTGATCGAGCCTGCGGCCGGCCTGACCCGCTCGTTGATGGCCTTCCTGGTGGAGGCCTATGCCGAGGACGAGGCTCCGAACGCCAAGGGTGGGGTGGACAAGCGCACCGTGCTGCGCCTGGACCACCGGCTCGCCCCAGTGAAGGCGGCGGTCTTGCCGCTCTCCCGGAACGAGGCGCTGTCCCCGGTGGCCCGAGACCTGGCCGCTGAGCTGCGGAAGAACTGGAACGTGGACTTCGACGACGCCGGCGCCATCGGGCGCCGCTACCGCCGTCAGGACGAGATCGGCACTCCGTACTGCGTCACCGTGGACTTCGACTCCCTGGAGGACCAAGCGGTCACCATCCGGGAGCGGGACAGCATGACCCAGGAACGTGTCGGCCTCGATCAGGTGCAGGCCTACCTCGGCGCCCGTCTGGTCGGAGCCTGA
- a CDS encoding YibE/F family protein has protein sequence MGHKHAGHSSVELAAGPARRVRRVLAGITIPLLLATLIGLAVLWPRGDTPVGSQPSPFEGSQFVLAEVVEVTGETGKEIRAELEDGSGDVVPVQVPPEIMAGGVDAGDQIRVFFTASAMGSGSPYVFVDFVRDLPLLLLAGVYLLVVLAVARVRGLMAIVGLLASMGVVVVFLLPALMAGGPPLPITLVGASAMMFIAVYLAHGVSIRTTTALLGTFVGLAITTLLAAWSTSAAELSGGSSDASIMMNAMLPGVGVRELLLCGIVIAGLGALNDVTITQASAVWELHSESPHAPRRRLFSRAMRIGRDHIASTVYTLAFAYVGAALPTLMLVMLYDRTLGSTLTAGEIAEELVRTLVSSIGLVLAIPATTALAALLVRTRGAASGASSTTAGDGDAELTGGAAGSDR, from the coding sequence GTGGGCCACAAGCACGCCGGGCACAGCTCAGTAGAGCTGGCCGCCGGACCCGCACGCCGGGTCCGGCGCGTGCTGGCCGGGATCACCATCCCGCTGCTGCTCGCCACGCTGATCGGCCTCGCCGTGCTCTGGCCGCGTGGCGACACCCCGGTCGGTTCGCAGCCGAGCCCGTTCGAGGGGTCACAGTTCGTGCTGGCCGAGGTGGTGGAGGTCACCGGGGAGACCGGCAAGGAGATCCGCGCCGAGCTGGAGGACGGCTCCGGGGACGTGGTCCCGGTGCAGGTGCCGCCGGAGATCATGGCCGGCGGGGTGGATGCGGGCGACCAGATCCGGGTGTTCTTCACCGCCAGTGCGATGGGATCAGGCAGCCCGTACGTGTTCGTGGACTTCGTTCGCGACCTTCCGTTGCTGCTGCTCGCCGGCGTGTATCTGCTCGTGGTGCTCGCCGTGGCGCGGGTGCGCGGGCTGATGGCGATCGTCGGCCTGCTCGCCTCGATGGGTGTCGTCGTGGTGTTCCTCCTGCCTGCGCTGATGGCCGGGGGACCGCCGTTACCGATCACCTTGGTAGGGGCGAGCGCGATGATGTTCATCGCCGTCTATCTGGCCCATGGCGTCTCGATTCGGACCACCACCGCGCTGCTCGGTACCTTCGTCGGTCTGGCGATCACCACGCTGCTGGCTGCCTGGTCTACCAGCGCCGCCGAGCTGTCCGGCGGTAGCTCGGACGCGTCGATCATGATGAACGCCATGCTGCCCGGGGTCGGGGTGCGCGAGCTACTGCTCTGCGGGATCGTGATAGCCGGCCTCGGTGCTCTCAATGACGTGACCATCACGCAGGCCTCGGCCGTCTGGGAGCTGCACTCCGAGTCCCCGCATGCGCCGCGGCGGAGGCTGTTCTCCCGGGCGATGCGGATCGGCCGGGACCACATCGCCTCCACGGTGTACACGCTCGCGTTCGCCTACGTCGGAGCTGCGCTGCCAACTCTGATGCTGGTGATGCTGTACGACCGCACGCTGGGCTCGACGCTGACTGCCGGGGAGATCGCCGAGGAGCTCGTGCGCACCCTGGTCTCCTCGATCGGACTGGTGCTAGCCATCCCGGCGACCACCGCGCTCGCGGCCCTGCTGGTGCGCACCCGCGGCGCAGCGTCGGGCGCGAGTAGCACGACAGCGGGCGACGGGGACGCGGAACTGACCGGCGGAGCGGCTGGCAGCGACCGCTGA
- a CDS encoding glycosyltransferase produces the protein MSLRVAMISVHTSPGAAPGAGDVGGMNVVIRQLSRELARLGSAVEILTRRTDPEAPASIELDPGVRLRHLDAGPAEVLPKSAHEALVPEFAKALGALPAYDLVHAHHWYSGVAAQAAAAAWGAPLVQSLHSIAAAPHTPLSAGERPESPGRLAAEEALASQADALHAVSAAERDIIVDRLGASRGRVTVIPPGVDTRQFHPGRAARPGADYLLMAARLEPLKGADLAIETLARIDPALVGELIISGGATSGFDDYVAGLHQLVADRGVAERVRFVGARDRDELARLMAGARLFLNPSHSETYGLTVLEASASGVPVVAAAAGGLVEAVRHGETGLVLHHRDPQLWADAVTGLLRDPAEARRVAEGGLVHARRHTWALMAERTLAAYRGLLQRS, from the coding sequence GTGTCCCTGCGCGTCGCGATGATCAGCGTGCACACCTCCCCGGGTGCTGCACCGGGGGCCGGTGATGTGGGCGGGATGAACGTCGTCATCCGCCAGCTGAGCCGCGAGCTCGCCCGCCTAGGTTCCGCCGTCGAGATCCTTACCCGCCGCACCGACCCCGAGGCGCCCGCCAGCATCGAGCTCGACCCGGGTGTGCGGCTGCGGCACCTGGACGCCGGACCAGCTGAAGTGCTGCCGAAGAGCGCGCACGAAGCGCTGGTGCCCGAGTTCGCCAAGGCCCTCGGCGCGCTACCGGCGTACGACCTGGTGCACGCCCATCACTGGTACTCCGGCGTGGCGGCGCAAGCGGCTGCCGCCGCCTGGGGCGCGCCGCTGGTGCAGTCCCTGCACAGCATCGCGGCTGCCCCGCACACCCCGCTCAGTGCGGGCGAGCGGCCGGAGTCGCCGGGACGGCTCGCCGCCGAGGAGGCGCTGGCGAGCCAGGCCGATGCGCTGCACGCGGTCAGCGCCGCTGAACGGGACATCATTGTCGACCGTCTGGGTGCCAGCCGCGGCCGGGTCACCGTGATCCCGCCAGGGGTGGACACCCGTCAGTTCCACCCAGGGCGTGCCGCCAGGCCCGGGGCGGACTACCTGCTCATGGCCGCCCGGCTGGAGCCGCTCAAGGGCGCCGATCTGGCGATCGAGACGTTGGCCCGGATCGACCCGGCGCTGGTGGGCGAGCTGATCATCTCCGGTGGCGCGACCAGCGGGTTCGACGACTACGTCGCTGGCCTGCACCAGTTGGTGGCCGACCGCGGTGTGGCGGAGCGGGTCCGCTTCGTCGGCGCACGCGACCGGGATGAGCTGGCCCGGTTGATGGCCGGAGCGCGGCTCTTCCTCAATCCGTCACACTCGGAGACCTACGGCCTCACCGTGCTGGAAGCCTCGGCAAGTGGTGTGCCGGTGGTCGCTGCCGCCGCCGGTGGGCTGGTGGAAGCGGTCCGGCACGGCGAGACCGGCCTCGTGTTGCACCACCGCGACCCACAACTCTGGGCCGATGCGGTGACCGGTCTGCTCCGGGACCCGGCCGAAGCCCGCCGGGTTGCCGAGGGAGGCCTCGTCCATGCTCGGCGACATACCTGGGCGCTGATGGCGGAGCGGACGCTCGCCGCCTACCGAGGACTCCTTCAGCGATCCTGA
- a CDS encoding TetR/AcrR family transcriptional regulator — protein MESRSARGKTAKGQQTRDRIVAEATRIFARDGYRSGSLQRIAEACGLTQQGLLHYFRSKADLLQAVVEVREEETAAHVQAAAAHEDEVDGFVDGVRHNAKTPHLVELMTVLSAESTSPDHPTNQWFTDRYDRLVARIAAGITLEQSAGRWASSADPVTAARLVVAIADGLRLQRLLGHPELDHAQVLADTVFWLRTGSPPE, from the coding sequence ATGGAGTCGCGTTCTGCCCGAGGAAAGACCGCTAAGGGACAGCAGACACGGGACCGGATCGTCGCCGAGGCCACCCGGATCTTCGCCCGAGACGGGTACAGATCCGGCTCCCTGCAGCGAATCGCCGAGGCGTGCGGGCTCACCCAACAGGGACTGCTGCACTACTTCCGTTCCAAGGCCGACCTGCTGCAGGCCGTCGTCGAGGTGCGCGAGGAAGAGACCGCCGCTCACGTCCAGGCCGCCGCTGCGCACGAAGACGAGGTCGACGGATTCGTCGACGGCGTGCGCCACAACGCCAAGACCCCGCACCTAGTCGAGCTGATGACCGTACTGTCAGCCGAGAGCACCAGCCCGGATCATCCGACCAACCAGTGGTTTACGGACCGGTACGACCGCCTTGTCGCCCGGATCGCGGCCGGGATCACGCTCGAGCAGTCTGCTGGGCGCTGGGCCTCGTCCGCGGATCCTGTGACCGCGGCCCGGCTGGTCGTGGCTATTGCCGACGGGCTCCGGCTGCAGCGCCTCCTGGGGCACCCCGAGCTGGACCACGCCCAGGTCCTCGCCGACACGGTCTTCTGGCTTCGCACCGGCTCACCGCCGGAATGA
- a CDS encoding ABC transporter substrate-binding protein, with translation MPSRSIVTRRSLLAASAGLFALAGCSQSEPTGGADKITWRDHLMAPRPLSMEMFEAFTSSAGMQVEYSDYDAPGLGQALQLAKQSGQMPDVFALGGLELPAATLFEQGWFAALPLSDASVDLLPEEAKLPGITAFDGAQYSLPIFSARDGNAYTWYLSSTVEEAGLDPDSPPETYDEFRQACRAVVQSSGGSVQGWMAKLGAIDHMGSNINNLVQAAGFQGANGLDYRTGEFSFASDPYLTVLEFLLSLKQDQLMLPGSVQLKDSPAITRWAAGEAAFHINDSHVAGVVKNQAEEVAGELRVGNVLVPDKGTPPQMYCNATGGMFWLSQESENQDAVGQLLDTFCTEDYFVRLAAMMGRPPLLLDAVKSAEVLPAYAQAQDWNAQQVHLGPIPSVRNPAVVTVSSQTRPVQPDFGDIVEGLFSGQITDARRALTELDSALSTERDRAIEAAAQKGAVASVEDWSFIDWQPGADYTTQTG, from the coding sequence ATGCCTTCGCGATCCATCGTGACTAGACGTTCGCTGCTCGCGGCCAGTGCCGGCTTGTTCGCCCTGGCCGGGTGCTCGCAGTCCGAGCCGACTGGCGGAGCGGACAAGATCACCTGGCGGGACCACCTGATGGCGCCGCGGCCGCTGAGCATGGAGATGTTCGAGGCGTTCACCTCCAGTGCAGGGATGCAGGTCGAGTACTCCGACTACGACGCTCCAGGCCTGGGGCAGGCACTGCAGCTGGCCAAGCAGAGCGGACAGATGCCGGACGTGTTCGCCCTCGGCGGTCTGGAACTGCCTGCAGCCACCCTGTTCGAACAAGGGTGGTTCGCGGCGCTGCCGTTGTCCGACGCGTCTGTGGACCTCCTGCCCGAGGAGGCCAAGCTGCCAGGCATCACGGCCTTCGACGGCGCGCAGTACAGCCTGCCCATCTTCTCGGCACGCGATGGCAACGCCTACACCTGGTACCTGTCCTCCACCGTGGAGGAGGCAGGCCTGGACCCAGACTCCCCACCCGAGACCTACGACGAGTTCCGGCAGGCGTGCCGGGCCGTGGTGCAGAGCAGCGGGGGCAGCGTCCAGGGCTGGATGGCCAAGCTCGGTGCGATCGACCACATGGGCAGCAACATCAATAATCTCGTGCAGGCCGCCGGTTTTCAGGGCGCCAACGGCCTCGACTACCGGACCGGTGAGTTCTCGTTCGCGTCCGATCCGTACCTCACCGTGCTCGAGTTCCTGCTGTCGCTGAAGCAAGACCAGCTGATGCTGCCGGGCTCGGTCCAGCTCAAGGACTCGCCCGCGATCACCCGCTGGGCTGCCGGTGAGGCGGCGTTCCATATCAACGACTCGCACGTGGCGGGTGTGGTGAAGAACCAGGCCGAGGAGGTGGCGGGGGAGCTTCGCGTGGGCAACGTGCTCGTCCCCGACAAGGGGACGCCCCCGCAGATGTACTGCAACGCCACGGGTGGGATGTTCTGGCTCAGCCAGGAGTCGGAGAACCAGGATGCCGTCGGTCAGCTGCTCGACACCTTCTGCACCGAGGACTACTTCGTGCGCCTCGCAGCCATGATGGGCAGGCCACCCTTGCTGCTCGACGCGGTGAAGTCAGCCGAGGTGCTGCCCGCGTATGCGCAGGCGCAGGACTGGAACGCCCAGCAGGTCCACCTCGGCCCGATCCCCTCGGTCCGCAACCCCGCGGTCGTCACCGTCTCCAGCCAGACCCGCCCGGTTCAGCCGGACTTCGGGGACATCGTGGAGGGCTTGTTCTCGGGACAGATCACCGATGCCAGGCGGGCGCTGACCGAGCTCGACTCCGCACTGTCGACCGAGCGGGACCGCGCAATCGAGGCAGCAGCCCAGAAGGGGGCCGTGGCCAGCGTCGAGGACTGGAGCTTCATCGACTGGCAGCCCGGCGCCGACTACACCACCCAGACCGGCTAG
- a CDS encoding sulfatase family protein translates to MTETAPTAGRRPHIVLIVADDLGYGDLSCTGSSLVRTPRIDSLARDGALFSNMYAPAPTCTPSRAGLMTGRYAQRVGLPRVIFPEEPLGLSGEETTVAEMLAHAGYRCGIFGKWHLGARADHHPRRHGFDRFVGLPYSNDMHPLRLWVDDQELPEPVDQTMLTRRYTDEAIDFIDAAGDQPFFVYLPHTMPHIPLHVEESFRGTSDAGTYGDTVECIDHHVGRLLDHLEQRGLAEDTVVIFTSDNGPWFEGGTGGLRGRKIDTYEGGIKMPFVARWPGVIEEGRRVEGLGCFIDLLPTFAALAGTTPPADIDGIDISALLTGGTAGQDRSLFFLSNWSLNAVRRGRWKLHLDRFPTKDRRELPQLFDLERDPQECYNLRSLFPDEFDALLERATAFAEEIAAQRPQAEARAGMAPEQIYDPATFGTDAPPRESA, encoded by the coding sequence ATGACCGAGACCGCACCCACGGCGGGCCGCCGTCCTCACATCGTGCTGATCGTCGCCGACGACCTCGGCTACGGCGACCTCAGCTGCACCGGATCCTCGCTCGTACGCACCCCCCGCATCGACAGCTTGGCCCGTGATGGCGCGCTCTTCAGCAACATGTATGCGCCGGCGCCGACCTGCACGCCCTCGAGAGCCGGGCTGATGACCGGCCGCTACGCGCAACGGGTCGGGCTGCCGCGGGTCATCTTTCCCGAGGAACCGCTGGGACTCTCGGGCGAGGAGACGACGGTCGCGGAGATGCTCGCGCACGCGGGCTACCGCTGCGGGATCTTCGGCAAGTGGCACCTGGGGGCGCGTGCGGACCATCATCCACGCCGACACGGGTTCGACCGGTTCGTCGGGCTTCCCTACAGCAACGACATGCACCCGCTCCGGCTCTGGGTCGACGACCAGGAGCTGCCCGAGCCCGTCGACCAGACGATGCTCACCCGGCGTTATACCGATGAGGCGATCGACTTCATCGACGCCGCGGGGGACCAGCCGTTCTTCGTCTACCTCCCGCACACGATGCCGCACATCCCGCTGCATGTGGAAGAGAGCTTCCGTGGCACGTCCGATGCCGGCACCTATGGCGACACGGTTGAGTGCATCGATCACCACGTCGGCCGGCTGCTGGACCATCTCGAGCAGCGAGGCCTAGCCGAGGACACCGTGGTGATCTTCACCAGCGACAATGGGCCGTGGTTCGAGGGCGGCACCGGTGGGCTGCGAGGCCGCAAGATCGACACCTACGAGGGTGGCATCAAGATGCCGTTCGTCGCCCGCTGGCCGGGCGTCATCGAGGAGGGGCGGCGCGTCGAGGGGCTGGGCTGCTTTATCGACCTGCTTCCGACGTTCGCCGCGCTCGCGGGCACCACCCCGCCCGCCGACATCGACGGGATCGACATCAGCGCCCTGCTCACCGGCGGTACGGCCGGGCAGGACCGCTCGCTGTTCTTCCTCAGCAACTGGTCGCTCAACGCGGTGCGCCGGGGGCGGTGGAAGCTCCATCTGGACCGGTTCCCCACCAAGGACCGCCGCGAGCTGCCGCAGTTGTTCGACCTGGAGCGTGATCCGCAGGAGTGCTACAACCTGCGTTCGCTGTTCCCGGACGAGTTCGACGCACTGCTCGAGAGGGCCACTGCCTTCGCCGAGGAGATCGCGGCACAACGCCCGCAGGCCGAGGCCCGGGCGGGTATGGCGCCGGAGCAGATCTACGATCCCGCCACCTTCGGCACCGACGCGCCACCGCGGGAGTCTGCGTGA